From a single Brassica rapa cultivar Chiifu-401-42 chromosome A01, CAAS_Brap_v3.01, whole genome shotgun sequence genomic region:
- the LOC103829402 gene encoding nucleobase-ascorbate transporter 7 yields the protein MAGGSEGGGAALPPKQDELQPHPVKDQLTSVSYCATSPPPWPEAILLGFQHYLVMLGTTVLIPTSLVPQMGGGNEEKAKMIQTLLFVSGLNTLLQSFFGTRLPAVIGASYSYVPTTLSIILAARYNDILDPQEKFERIMRGIQGALIVASLLQIVVGFSGLWRNVVRLLSPLSAVPLVALAGFGLYELGFPLLAKCIEIGLPEIILLLIFSQYIPHLMRGERDVFHRFAVISSVIIVWIYAHFLTIGGAYKHAGTNTQTSCRTDRSGIISAAPWIRVPYPFQWGAPTFHAGEAFAMMAISFVSLVESTGTYIAVSRFASATPPPPSVLSRGIGWQGVGVLLCGLFGAGNGASVSVENAGLLALTRVGSRRVVQISAGFMIFFSILGKFGAVFASIPAPIFAALYCLFFAYVGAGGLSLLQFCNLNSFRTKFILGFSVFMGLSIPQYFNEYTAINKYGPVHTKARWFNDMINAPFSSEAFVAGMLAFFLDVTLSSKDSATRKDRGVFWWDRFMSFKSDTRSEEFYSLPFNLNKYFPSL from the exons ATGGCCGGTGGTAGTGAAGGAGGAGGAGCAGCGCTGCCCCCAAAACAGGATGAGCTTCAGCCACATCCGGTGAAAGATCAACTTACTTCTGTCTCTTATTGCGCCACCAGTCCTCCTCCTTGGC CTGAGGCAATACTTCTGGGGTTTCAGCATTACTTGGTGATGCTTGGAACAACGGTACTCATCCCAACATCTTTAGTTCCACAAATGGGTGGAGGAAAC GAGGAGAAGGCAAAGATGATTCAGACATTGCTATTTGTTTCTGGACTCAACACTTTATTACAAAGCTTCTTTGGAACTCGTCTTCCTGCCGTTATTGGAGCCTCTTACTCTTATGTACCAACCACGCTTTCGATCATCTTGGCTGCTCGGTACAACGACATTTTGGATCCTCAAGAG AAGTTTGAGAGGATCATGCGTGGAATACAAGGTGCTCTTATCGTTGCCTCGCTTCTTCAGATCGTTGTTGGCTTCAGCGGCCTCTGGCGCAATGTAGTTAG GCTCTTGAGTCCTCTCTCTGCAGTTCCTCTGGTTGCACTCGCAGGTTTTGGACTTTATGAACTCGGTTTCCCTCTG CTAGCTAAATGCATTGAGATTGGATTGCCTGAGATTATCCTTCTACTCATATTCTCTCAG TACATTCCTCATCTCATGCGAGGAGAAAGAGATGTTTTCCATCGATTTGCTGTGATTTCTTCTGTGATTATTGTCTGGATTTACGCGCATTTTCTCACCATTGGTGGGGCCTATAAGCACGCAGGAACCAACACTCAGACAAGTTGCAGAACAGATCGATCTGGCATCATAAGCGCCGCCCCATG GATAAGAGTGCCTTATCCTTTCCAATGGGGAGCTCCAACATTTCATGCTGGTGAAGCTTTTGCTATGATGGCTATTTCATTTGTTTCACTTGTTGAG TCCACAGGGACTTACATTGCTGTATCAAGGTTTGCAAGCGCAACTCCTCCCCCACCGTCTGTTCTCAGCCGCGGAATCGGTTGGCAG GGTGTTGGAGTTCTTCTCTGTGGATTATTTGGAGCAGGAAATGGAGCATCTGTATCAGT AGAAAATGCTGGTTTGTTAGCGCTAACACGCGTTGGTAGCAGAAGGGTAGTTCAAATTTCAGCTGGTTTCATGATTTTTTTCTCCATTCTTGGAAAATTTGGAGCCGTCTTTGCTTCTATTCCAGCTCCTATATTTGCAGCATTGTATTGCCTGTTCTTTGCATATGTTG GTGCTGGTGGTCTAAGCTTACTTCAGTTCTGCAATCTAAATAGCTTCAGAACAAAATTCATTCTTGGTTTCTCGGTTTTCATGGGATTATCAATACCACAATACTTCAACGAGTATACAGCTATTAACAAGTATGGACCAGTTCATACAAAAGCCAGATGG TTCAATGATATGATCAATGCTCCATTCTCTTCTGAAGCATTTGTTGCCGGGATGTTAGCATTCTTTCTTGATGTAACATTGTCATCTAAAGATAGTGCCACGAGGAAAGACCGAGGGGTGTTTTGGTGGGATCGTTTCATGTCGTTTAAATCCGATACTAGGAGTGAAGAGTTTTACTCTTTGCCTTTCAATCTTAACAAATATTTTCCTTCTTTGTGA